GGCGGCCAGATCGTGGAGTCGGCCTCGACCCGTGAGCTCTTCGCCAGCCCGAAGATGCCGTACACGTGGGGGCTGCTCGCCTCGATCCCTCGCCTGGACGAGCCGCGCTCGACAAAGCTCGTCCCCATCAAGGGCTCGCCACCAGACATGTCGAACCCACCACCCGGGTGCCGGTACCAGCCGCGCTGTCCGTTCGCCCGACCGGTCTGCGCCGAGCGCGCACCGCAGCTCGTCGAGGTCGGCGACGGGCCGGACGCCCACCTGGCGCGGTGCTGGGGGATGTCGCCCGAACCCGACGGGGGGTGGTTGCGCGGTGTCGACTGGCGCGCCGCGCAACGACTGAGCGCCGAGGAGGCGAGCACCGATGCCTGACGTCGTGACCAGTACCGAGAACCTTGTCGAGGCCACCGATCTTCGCGTGGAGTTCAAAGTCGGAGGCGGGGCCGGCGCCAGGCGCCGGACGCTGACCGCGGTGGACGGCATCAGCTTCGAGATCCGCCGGGGGGAGACCCTCGGGATGGTGGGAGAGTCGGGCAGCGGCAAGTCGACGACCGGCCGCGCGCTCCTCCAGCTCGACCGGCCGGCGGGCGGCTCGGTGCGCTTCGGCGGCACCGAGCTCACCACTCTCGGCACCCGCGAGCTGCGTTCCGCCCGCAGGCGGATGCAGATGATCTTCCAGGACCCCTACGCGTCGCTGAACCCGCGGATGACCATCGGCCAGACGATCGCCGACTCCCTGCTCGTCCACCGCGTCGGCACTGCCCGGGACCGCGGCGACCGGGTGGCGGAGATCCTCAGGACCGTCGGGCTCAACCCGGACTGGGCGCGTCGTTACCCCCACGAGTTCTCCGGTGGCCAGCGGCAGCGCACCGGGATCGCCCGCGCCCTGGCGGTCGAGCCCGACTTCGTGGTCGCTGACGAGCCGGTCTCCGCGCTGGATGTCTCCGTCCAGGCGCAGACGATCAACCTGCTCGAGTCCCTCCAGGAGAGCCTCGGGATCACCTTCCTGTTCATCGCCCACGACCTCGCCGTCGTGCGCCACCTGTCCGACCGGATCGCCGTGATGTACCTCGGCACGATCGTCGAGCTGTCCGACCGCGACGAGCTCTACCTCAATCCGGCGCACCCCTACACGCACTCGCTGCTGTCCGCGGTCCCGATCCCGGACCCGGTCGTGGAGTCGAAGCGGGAGCGCATCATCCTGCGTGGCGACATCCCTAGCCCCCTCAGGCCGCCGTCGGGCTGTCGCTTCCGCACGCGGTGCTGGAAGGCGCAGGAGCTGTGCGCCGAGGTCCCGCCCCCGCTGCTGGAGATCACACCCGGCCACACGGTGGCGTGCCACTTTCCCGAAACGTGAGACGCCCATGGTCCGGCCATGGTGGTCGCCCTAGTGTGTCGGTGAACCAACACGCCAGCACACCGTCCGCTCAGCGAGGAGGCCCCATGGACCACCACGGGAGCCAGCACGCGCGGGGCGACGCGTGAGCGCCTCGCCCGCGGGGCCTGCCGAGCCGACCGCCGTGGCCATGCCTGCGGCGAGCCTGCCTCTACGGATCATCGCGAACGATGCGACGCCGCTCTACCTGCAGATCGTGCTCCAGCTCAAACAGCTGATCCTCACCGGTGAGCTGCCCGACGGGGTCCAGCTTCCTGCGGTCCGGGTGCTCGCCGGCCACCTGGGGGTCAATCCCGGAACCGTGATGCAGGCCTACCGCGAGCTTGCGCACGCCGGCCTGACCGCCTCCCTCCGGGGCCGCGGGTCTGTCGTGCGCACTCTGAGCGGCCGGTCCGGTGACGTCCTCACCCGGGAGCGGATGCTCGACGCCGCCGTCGCCTCCCTCACGCTGCGCGCCCGCGCGCTGGGCTTCGACGCGGCACAGACGCAGCAGCGCGTTGCGGCAGCTCTCCTGAGCGCGCGCGAACCGGTGCCCGTGGTCTTCCTCGGGGTGAACGCAGCCCATGCGCGCAGCTACGCGGCGGACCTCGACGAGCGCTTCTCCGGGGCGGACGTCACCTTCGTCCCGCACTCGATGGCGGACATCCTCGCGCGGGACCCGGCCCTGCGCGCCCGGCTGGACACCGCGTACACCGTCCTGGCCTTCGCCTCGCGCGTACCGGAGGTTGAGCGTGCGCTCGACGACTGGGGCGTCGCGGCCGAGATCATCGGGGTGCGAGCCGAGATCACCGAGCGCAGTCGCCGCGCGCTCGCCCGGGTCGGGCCGGACCTGCCCTACACGCTCGTCACCGAGAAGCGCGCGGTGACGACCATCCTCGCGATGCTCAGGGTCGAGCCCGTGGAGGTGGTGGCCTGGGAGGAGGGGACGCCCCCCGACGACGCGCGCCTCCTGGAGGTCGCGCGCGGGAGCCACGCCATCGTCTACTCCTTCGGCGTCCGCGACGAGGTACTGGCACTGCCGGTGTCGCCGGAGCGGTTGCTGGCGCTCGAGTTCGAGCTCACCGAATCGACGGTGCGCGAGCTCGACAAACGGTGGGGCCATCGCACGACGACGGCATTGGGAAGGGTGGACGGTGGCAACACTCAGTGACGTCGACCGCTACATTCTGGCGGCCCGGCTCAAAGGCTATCTAGCGAATAATCAGGATGCCTTGGCTATCCTTTCCGAAGGATTGCACGACCATCCCGACGACGTCCGTCTGCTGCAATTGAGGGGAATTAAACGACTCATTGCGCGCGACCTGCCGGGCGCCCTGAGCGACCTCACGCGCGCCGCCGACGGGCTGGGCGGTCTGCCTGATTCCCGCGAGTTCTACCGAAGCGCGGTCGAGCAGGACGTCGTCAACCTCGTCCTCGGTCGTGGGGAGCGTGTGCGTGACCAGCGCACACCGGTCGACGAGCTGCCCGACGCCGCGCACGCGGCTCGAGGGACGCTCCACGCGACGACGTGGCACCACCTCGGGCTGGCCCGCTACCTCACCGGCGACTTTGCCGGTGCGGCTGAGGCTTTCAGCCGTGCGCGGCGGGCGGCCGTGGACGACCACCAGATCGTCACCGCGCTGGACTGGGAGTACATGTCCCTGCGGCGAGCCGGGCGTGACGAGGAGGCGGCGGCGGTGCTGCCCGCCCTGGATGACATCGCCTACGACCCCGAGCTGCTCGACTCGCCGTCGGTGCCCAACACGCTGCGGGGCTGGTACGTGCAACGGCTGCGGATGTACCGC
The sequence above is a segment of the Georgenia faecalis genome. Coding sequences within it:
- a CDS encoding ABC transporter ATP-binding protein, which produces MPDVVTSTENLVEATDLRVEFKVGGGAGARRRTLTAVDGISFEIRRGETLGMVGESGSGKSTTGRALLQLDRPAGGSVRFGGTELTTLGTRELRSARRRMQMIFQDPYASLNPRMTIGQTIADSLLVHRVGTARDRGDRVAEILRTVGLNPDWARRYPHEFSGGQRQRTGIARALAVEPDFVVADEPVSALDVSVQAQTINLLESLQESLGITFLFIAHDLAVVRHLSDRIAVMYLGTIVELSDRDELYLNPAHPYTHSLLSAVPIPDPVVESKRERIILRGDIPSPLRPPSGCRFRTRCWKAQELCAEVPPPLLEITPGHTVACHFPET
- a CDS encoding GntR family transcriptional regulator translates to MSASPAGPAEPTAVAMPAASLPLRIIANDATPLYLQIVLQLKQLILTGELPDGVQLPAVRVLAGHLGVNPGTVMQAYRELAHAGLTASLRGRGSVVRTLSGRSGDVLTRERMLDAAVASLTLRARALGFDAAQTQQRVAAALLSAREPVPVVFLGVNAAHARSYAADLDERFSGADVTFVPHSMADILARDPALRARLDTAYTVLAFASRVPEVERALDDWGVAAEIIGVRAEITERSRRALARVGPDLPYTLVTEKRAVTTILAMLRVEPVEVVAWEEGTPPDDARLLEVARGSHAIVYSFGVRDEVLALPVSPERLLALEFELTESTVRELDKRWGHRTTTALGRVDGGNTQ